The genomic segment taggtcagtaacatacgaccagtgctcaaatcTACTGTCGaatctgactagtaagtcacagcttcacagctagttctgacaccattgccggtTTTGAATAgtaagtcagtgtcattcacaagtaagcaagattttctaagcatttgatatgcaatcaatgtccacatttaaacactcaacatgcctcaataataaccatgtatgtcacatatggggtgcagttttcttacctccggttcgagcaacaattaataaaagaacgacccttgagaacgatcaaacttttagttccttgacggtcacatggtcataaccaattacaggattccatcaataaaatgaataacaaaggttcccagaccaaaacctagcctccgagacatcgaatcctactaaaccgggtagtaggatcaatcccaaggcctaaggtttgaatccccaagtcaaaaacacacttttgaccaaaatgccactaagggtcgcgacctTACCTCACCATGCTGCGGCCCACCTCCTCAACCAGAAGCGGTCGTACATCCTTTTCCCCAACACGAGCGACCCTCCTTCCCCATGCTGCGGCCCAACGGCCTAGTAGCTTCTCCCTTCCTCTTCCTTAAGCTTGGGTcgcgacgctctagaacagagccgcggccccacctgaaacctagccaaaaactccTATTTTTCCCGTTCGAACTCATatcaaaacctcattaaaactctCCCAATATCACCAAGCAAAACCAGCAACTATTACCATAACTTATCTACCATataagcatcaaaacccaagccttACACCAATCATAACTTCACCAAATTCCCATTtccatgatcaaaactccaaacctTAAAACTAGCACAAAAACATGGCAAGGAACTATAAAATgaaactaaaaccttaccttaagcttaggttgaatcctcttcaatgacTAAACACTattctaagacctcaagcttcaatctccaagcttgaatccccaaacttgcttcaaaattcaaaggaagaagaagagaaagatgaTGATTGTGATGAAGGAAAACAAGGCTCTGTTTTTTGGTTCTATTTTGTACAGCCTTCAACCtatatatagcctaggtcaaatgaccaaaataccctccatgcttaattcatcccttaacaacccccaagggcaaaaccatcctattccacctatctcattaatcataattaacgatgTTTACCTAacaatggctcctgatgacgtgacGAGATATTGCATAGCATTTCAACGACTGTAAAGGTTGATAAACTTACTTGGGTAAAGATTGAAGCAAGTTTCTGAGACACTAAGTCAGTTGGCTGGGTAGAATCTCCGTGGATCGTCAAGGTCGTCTGGGTTTTTGAGTTTTCTACGCtttgttcttcagtgttcttgatgagaaagtgaaaattaaaaagtgaaaaatgatcctgggggttatttatattgatcgtggcactataaaagaggtaataatgggattaatttttcgaagcatggggaaacgCAACAGTCGTCAAAAAACTTTTGGGAAattgaaaagacatgattggttgcctttttcgagaaggcatgggcggctctggcagatttggtggggtacgcgAAGAGTTGgtctcttaagtttactttatgctggtcgcagtaaaataaacttggggggggggggggggggcaaatgtttacttaaaaatggctcctgatgacgtggcaagaatttattacacgtggcAGCGTCAAAATGAAGGAATGTTGTTCGACAATCGACCATGTGTTTCTTCCATCCTCAGATCTcgtgattagatgcgaccagtctggtcgcatgcttcggtttattccctataaagatatgtaatcttgtaataactacatttattattttctctttattgccttgatacgctgatattaaggataattaaggcccattggcccatgtaacccctttgagcctataaatatgaatgagaaggctcaaggaagggacttttgaaccttgaatCTGAATATTCATAGAGGGAGAGTAGAgggtgattatccaccgaaaagttATAATTTTCCTAAtacttgtgaaactcaagaaccctagttctttgatcacgacattgggattcaacatcaataataacactaagtggacgtaggttattaccacacagttggggccgaatcactataaatcatttgtatCACAtttttaccatttgattccaatcttgatttctttttgtttcattgtcgttattttgactccgtgtcggtGTCCAAATCAagagtcaacattctggtgctttcattgagagttgaactcaagaagctttaagaaaatcaaatggcaaagacatccaagagagccgGACAGGCTGCTAGTGCTGcgccatctcaacctcctcctccaaatgtggctgagaatgaaccacatttagatcTTGAAGAGGAGGAATTGGATTCAGAAACGCTAAGGGCAACACTGAGGGTGTTGCAGGAtaagttggccaatctgagggccaatcaggagaatgcagccgagaccttggcgctgcagcaaagggagattgagcgtcagcgcCAAGAGCTAAACGAGCGCAGGCAGACATGGATTGTCGGCAGAGAGAGGCCACGgtcgctcttgaagcagccactCAATTGGCCAGAGGACAAGCTGCATCGGCCTCACAACTAGATCAGCCATCGAATGCACCAGCACAACAGGCCCAAAATCCGAGTCCTCCAATTCAGCCAGCGAGCCCTCAacggccggagcagccacctgtcgctcaggatgatgtcccaatacGAGATTCTGAGCAGCAACCGCATTCTCAAGCTAGTCGCGGCAATCCCTAGCGCCATAGGCATAATAGGGCCGGACAGCCTCCCCGCAGCCCTAGGCGCCAAGGGGATGATGacccaaatccaccgagcagggggtagCGTCTTTCTACCAACAGAAGGCATAATGAGTCCGGCTCTGCGGTCAGAGGCCCCCCACGGAaaaataatgcacggggacccaacgaccagcacaggcctcccCTTGACACTCGAGATATGCCAACCCGAGGAGGAAACAGCGTGTACAGCCGGTCGCGCCATAGTCGACCACAGTTTAGAGGCGGCCATTactataatgaggccgattctGGCAGGAAGAATGTTGGTCGggggaatggagaaagaggtggagacagaaaccccccaTTAAAAGATAATAGGTCTgcgagccataacgctggggggcaaccccgacaatgcaacgtctttgatcggctgggCGCCAGCGAGCAAAGCCGcagagatgatgacttgagggatgtactcaacgaccgatgtgaaaggcacgatgagtatgctctTCCGGCACCAGCCGCCCCAACGATCCCAGACgcggttcaggctcaaattgacgCTCTGAACCAGGTAGTACAACAGATGGTCGGGGGTctaacatcccacatagagtacgaccggaggagaggcactccatttgtgcaGAGGATTGTTGTGGTAGAAACCCCCAggaaattcaaaatgccagtactaCCAAACTtggatgggtacggagacccagaatctcatgtcaacaaatttgagatacaaatggatatacagaaggTGCTGGATGATGCCCGCTGCATGATCTTCCTCgccacactatctgacaccgctcaggagtggttctttaagttccctcctcctagtatagtatcctgggaaatgttcgtgaaggaattttacggacaattctatgctggtcgcgtacaccccactgaggccaaccagttggtcgagatacgccaaaaggagggagagcccttaaaggagtatgtccagcgctttatgcgagcagcggctggagccaaaatagtgggcgatgagggaaagatgatggccctaactgccagGGTCAGACGCCACTCTCCCCTCTGGAATAGCCTAAGGAAGAACGAGGTAAagagtacccaagagtttttggatcgagttgatcgatacatcaagctcgaggacgcgattgccaacgaggggaaatcgcctaCAAAAGATAAAGGACCGAaggaagaacccaccaaggtcgCCAATGGGTCGGACAAACCCAATGGCAACagtaaaggcaacgggaatggaaatggcaaaaatggtggaaaaagggtaggcaatgagccgtcaacatctgagaataaacgccccaaaggcaatagatatgagccgagattcaccaactacacggcccttgtcgaaagtcgagaagaggtctaccaggcgaccaatgccaatgtcccttataagcaaccagcgcctataaggaaggatatctccaagagggataccacaaaattctgtcatttccacaacgactatggacatgacactaatgagtgcaacaagttgaaggacgagattaaGTTCCTGATCAaacagggacatctaaggagatacgTGCGAGCCGCAgaagggtctcagcgagaggcttagggtggcaacgagtaggcgcatgcacgccaacgctcgccacccttacagccagctcctgtggtaggtacgttactcaccatctacggtggcccacaccttgcaagggtcagtgggaaggcaagggagcgatacactcggaccttacgccacgaccaggacatcgagatgatgagtgtggaggatcgagcaccaaagaaggctcgaatagaggaggaattgataaccttctctgaagatgatgcccagcacgtacgattcccacactccgatccgctggtcgttgacgttcaaatcgccaacatgatgattaagagggtgttggttgacacaggaagctcagtcaacatcttatataagtcttcactggaaagaatgaaattgtccgtcaaggacttggagccatgcaaccaaaccatttatggtttttctggcgaagggctcgccccaacttgGTCAAGTAGGCTCCTAGTTACAGCAAGTATTGCACCTacaaataggacattactcaccactttcatagttagtagttgattgtccttcagcgtataatgctgtaattggaaggccaattttggtcgacctacgagccgttacctcgatatggcaccttgccatgaaattcccaaccgacgcaggggtaggatgcgtgttgggaaatcagcaggaagcgagggagtgctacaatgcctcgatatctaaggcaaagaaaggtgtatcgagggaagtttccagaaaagagttgcaaacggctattgatgtacaagcccagtcaggtgatgatgtcaccaaatagggcgtttcccaaagtgaggacagagatttagatcctcgatttggggattttgatgaagaaataggacccatcgaggaccttgagaaggtccaactcaatgaagaagatctgaccagggttgtgaaagtcggtaaaaacttttagacaacaacgaagcaagcactggtggaatttttgaggaaaaactaggaagtctttgcctggtcgcataaagatatggttggaatagaccctacagtcattagccatgtcctgttAATATAGATAAGAGTTTTTCGCCAGTGCaatagaaaaggaggctgctcgataaagatagatcaaaagctccaaaggaagaagtcgagaagctgaaggagaatggattcatcagggtagcattttatccatcatgggtctctaatcccgtgcttgttcccaagccgaatggcaagtggcgaacatgagtggatttcacagaccttaataaagcctgccctaaagattgtttcccactccctagaatcgaccaactggtcgatgccactgcagggcacgagaatctctcattcatggatgcatactctggatataatcagatcagtatgcatcctctTGATgcggatcacactagcttttagactgatacagggctttactattacaaagtaatgcccttcggtttgaaaaacgttggtgcgacttaccagcaactggtcaaccacatgttcaaggagatgatcggcacaaacatggaagtatatgtcgatgacatgctggttaagtcgaagaaaacAGAAGGGCATATAAGGGACTTTCAAGaatgcttcaatgtcttgaacaaatatcaaatgaagttgaatcccctcaagtgctacttcggagttggatcagggaaattcttgggatttatagtaaactcgcgaggaattgaagccaatcccgagaagatcaaagccctggttgatatgaaatcgccaacaaaaatcaaaggtgttcaaagcctgaccgggagaattgttgctctcagtagatttatttccaaatcaacagacaaatgcgtcccattttttaatctactcagaggcaacaagagattcgaatggacggaggattacgaacaggcttttcaagccttaaaaaCTCACATGTTGCaaccaccgattctatcaaagccggtcgataaagaaactttgttcatctacttggcgatcacagaatacactgctagtgttgtcttagtaagagaagaggaaggcgtgcaaaaggctgtttattatgtaagcaagaggctaataggggcggagctgcgatatccacctattgaaaaattatccTATTGCCTGATCTTGGCCTCCAAAAAATtgtggccatacttccaagctcacccaatcacagttttgaccgaccaacctctacggcaagttctgcagaaaccagaagctgcAAGCCGATTATTGAAATCGGCGGTCGAACttggcagtttgatatctcttacatgccacgagcagcaataaaaggacaggCTCTAGCCAATTTCGTCGCAGAACTCACTAGGCCTCCAGACGGCGAGCAGCCAGAGGGTCCTAAAGAACCTGAggctcaaagccaaactccttcttggaagttgtttacagatggttcttctaatgagcaccacgcaaggagcaggagtgattttgataacacctgaggggcatcaatttcactgtgcaatcagatttgacttcactgcctctaacaacgaagccgaatatgaagcactgctcgcaggGTTACGGTTAGCCAGAAGTttgcacataaagtcacttgatatctacagtgactctcaactagtggtcaatcaaatcattggagaatatcaggcccgaggcttaaaaatggttgcttacttaaataaagcaaaggatctattggcgcagtttgataagtacaccctccagcaagtacctcgcgaccaaaattgaaacgttgatgctttggccaagttagcaagtgccaaggatgctgacaccctaaaCATAGTGTCAGTTGAATGACTATCTGGACCAAGAATCTGAGCAAAAGAGAACTCTTTGGTGATTCaggcggcggatacatggatggcaccgtacatAGAGTATCTGACGATGGGTGTGTTGCCAACGGAcaaaaacaaagccaggacccttcagcggcaggctgctaggtatatcttggtcgatggaattttgtatcgaaggggatactcaatgccactcctcaggtgtatttcaaaagagaaggccaaagaattgatgagagaggtccacgaaggattttgtggggatcatgctgggtggcagagtttatcaaaaaagatcttaaggcaaggatacttctggccaacaatgaatgaagactcgatggaatttgtgcggaggtatgacaaatgccagaggttctcaaaaattccacgaacatcccctaatgagctaaaacagatgcaaagtccgtggccgttcgcagtctggggtatagatttaattggatctttgcccacaggaaagggcggcgtcaagtacgtCGTAGTAaccatcgattacttcaccaaaggggccgaagctgaaccacttgcaaccataacgaccaagaaagtgctggattttgtagtcaagaacatcgtgtgtcgctatgggttgccaagaaagattgtttcagacaacggcacccaatttgatagtgatttgttcacagatttttgcgagcgacatggaatcatcaagagcttttcttcagtttcttACCCTCAAGCAAACAGGCAAGTTgaggcagtcaataaaacgctaaaggatactctgaagaaaagacttgaggaagtgaagggggcatggccagagcaattgcctgaagtcctttggtcgcacaaaacttcccatcgaacaacaacaggccatactccattttccttagcttatggatatgaggctatgctgcctgttgagttagatccgccgtcGCATCGAAGAATagcgtacgatcaaggctctaatagtcagctattgatggaatctcttgatttggtcgatgaaaagtgAGAGCAAGCCCAACTTTGAGTAGCTGCTtactagcaaaaggtcgcccagtatttcaattctaaagtacgtgaaaggaaattcaatgtcagagatctcgtacttcgaagggttttcctcaacaccagcgaccaggctgctggagtactcgggcctaattgggaaggatcgTACCAAATtcaagaagtcctccatccaggcacttacaaacttgctcacttaaatggagatcttattcctcgctattggaatggagaacacctgcgcaagtactatcaataaacaattcttcttaaagaattggcttgtattaattttactttttacaagttatgaaaaagggttggtcattttatgtgactgatcgcttataagtgtaaggtcATTTCTTTTATCACTCGTAtatacatgttttgtccatttattacgagaaataaaagggactgtgcgcagtcagccattcttgccaactattgtatttattacaagtatttgctcattacgtatgCTATTTTGCtgtatttttacaagtttttattccgagcagaaatgttcgaacaagtTTCGGTAAaggcaagtgactgaggacctagagttcctcaatcacttgggaggcatataagACATCTAGTAgacaaagcatatcgaaaggtatgtaaacacatgagcaaaataagtgaaagcatgttgcggtacttagagtatttttcaaaattttgtattttgttaaatcaaaccaaagtactatgctaagtttggtcatgcgaacagatgttataataaaataagggtattataatatcaaaaaggaaaacttttacaccgcgagcagttactgctcggatgtaattgtctgattaaaagtaaaagctgcccatgcagcaataaaaataattgttttaaagtacaaacaaaaaatataaaaacattATAATCAGGAGGCAGGAGGATCTTGTGGATTTTCCTGGTCGACTACAACTTCGGCTTCATTGTCCACACCTTCCATGTcagtggccaaggagatttcgggcgaggctGGGATCTTCGCTCTTTCTTCCTCCTCCAAGCGAGAAGCGCATCGGGCTATTTCAGTTTGCCTCATGCACTCAGGAAGATAGCTGAAATCagccccttggttgtgtttccagaaatcatagaaacacttagacgtggcacccttgtacctctccagattgctGGCGTTGGCTTTTTCGAGATCATTGATCCGAACCTCCAACTTTTCAGCCTCCTGCCTACTCTCGATCAGGTCCGCCTCTAGCTTTTTGGCGTCGCGAAAGTTGATAAGATGAGACTCTTTGTACTTCTCCTTTGCCTCAAGGGCTTTGTTCAGAGCAGCCTACTTTTGCGCCATCTCCTCGACCAGTTTATTTTTCTCCTCAAGCAATGCTGCATTTTCCTTCTGAGCCTCCTCGAGCTGCTCTGCATATTTCTCTTCAgcagccttaagctcctcagcaTGTCGTTGCTCGGACGACTTGGATTGCTCAGTGATGACCCCCGAGCGAAGCTGGCTGGCAGTCACGGTCAACATTGCCTACGATCAGAACAAaagttaaaatgactattataGATAAAAAGATTGTCTCAATAGGAAGAGACAACTTACACTGGCAAGCTCGTTTAGGGTGCGATTCAAGATATGGTCGACATCCATCGACTCTGTCCCAACCATAGCTTCTCGGCTACGCTCGTGCCTCAGGATCCTTGTCATCCTATCCTTGGCCGATCTTAGAGCGCGGCTCGGTATGTCATCCCATGTTTGGACAAGAGCTGCTAGCTGTGTATGATCAACAGGAGCCGGTGGGGAAGGGGTCGACTCGACCGGTGCAGGCGGAGTTTGCTGCTCgaggggagaaggaggtggtgttgtaTTTTTTGAAGGACCAGCTGCTGGTGGGTCCTCAATGCGGGTTTTCTTGGCCGAGGCTCTTTGCCTCATTCCCCGTGATgccgcctgctcgccttcttcttgctcgcaggGGCATCAGGTGCACTGTACATGTCGAACATCTCTTGGATGGCATATCTGCAAGAAGACAAGTACCCGAACAGTTAGATAGTATAAAAAAATGAGTGTGCTATGTCAAAAAAGGAATCAAAGgcaattgtaagtaaaatacccgagctataattattggtcgctacattatatactttactaatgttacactcactctctggcatgaagaagtctgaatctaaagtgggagtgtatttaaagttgtcgtccccgtcaaataagtgatagggaattggcaaactatctaagagcgagagatcagtaccgttctcatctgaagactcgtcGATAGGTGCAAGGGGTTCagaagctttcttttttccctttcccgaagGGGCAGGTGCAGCCGCTCGCGGTGTGCTAGAGGGTTCCTTGATTGTCACACCAGTTGGTATCCTCCTTTGAGGTTACGACACAtcttggtgctgctcgggaatttcctcaccggtggcactccccgtcgtggactccctcacgtcctggtgaggtgtcagaagcccgaccagtctcaggttggccttagtgaccagctgtttgacgctcttctctacgtcagtcatgctggccagtaGTGCTGCTCGGACCTCCATTTTTGGAGTAGGAGccggtcgcagccatggacctgaaatatGCTAATTCATTAAGGGGAATGCGgataaaatacaaggaaaataaacgaccagaaaaacgaagaagttacctccttgggtgaaggctaggttgttggcgaccatgtcGGTAGTCAAAAActactctagatggtacttccccacattggatttgaaggtggtatcactcaggaaagtgcgggtcgtttcttggtggcagagatgaaagaaccccgtgttgtcctggttggggttagatttgagatcgaacaggtactTGATCTCGTGAGGAGAAGGAACATGCCATTTTTTatggctgtaaaggatatagagtgtgaaAAGCATCCTATACCCGTTTGGAAttatttggaagggagcgaccccgaaataattagccactccttggaagtaaggatgaagaggcaggatttCTCCTCCctcaatgtggtacctcgaccaggcgctgaaggcgctgCCAGGAAGGTTTGCCTGTTGGTCGATGGTAGGAAGAAATAAAGTAACCCCAAAAAGTCCATACTTTCTGAGGAAATTACTTATCATCCTAGCAATGATCGTGCTAGGGGGAGCAAGGTACCATTCGACGTCTGGTCGAATGGCATTGCGAAGACAGGCCTGTGTTTGGATTTCGGGATCAGTGGTTTCAGCtctaccactggtcgaaggaatctCAGCCCGGGCAACAGGCCGATTTTCGGAAGGttttgttgttttctttttctgggcagcggattttactctacccattttGGATGGACTAGAAAGAGGTATGTTTGGGGgaattcgagaaaaagggatttctggAACTAGCAGCGACGGTTGTTCTtcatcctcgagcagttgggctagcagatcgtcgtcgattggcctctcacctccccatggatcttgcatgaaaatctgcaaacagaaaaggggagatgagaatctaatggCCAAAAGCATCaagatgtttaaaagttggaataacactgctcgtgtataaaagttaagtttttatacgaccagcagcattctgacaaaaaacactacatttcaagcgaacagtttggaaaatggattaaaaaacagaagtgaaaagtttttcagaaaaaactttttgaCTCTGAAAGGGCGAAGGAAACCCAGTGTTTTCTACAAGtttagaaatcgaatttttacttagATTTCACGCCCTAAAGTTATAATCCTAACTACCTAATTAGTTCATCATCCCagcaaagtgttattttcctTCCAAATTCAATACTAATATCtatatgcccatttaccccaaaacagttctgttaagaacattcaagaactcaGGATACGAAACAGATATAAAAGAGATATTGCATAGCATTTCAACGACTGAAAAGGTTGATAAACTTACTTAGGTAAAGATTGAAGCAAGTTTCTGAGACACTAAGTCGGTTGGCTGGGCAGAATCTCCGTGGATCGTCAAGGTCGTCTGGGTTTTTGAGTTTTCTACGCtttgttcttcagtgttcttgaggagaaagtgaaaattaaaaagtgaaaaatgatcctgggggattatttatattgattgtGGCACTATAAAAGAGGTAATAATGAGATTaatttttcgaagcatggggaaacgCAACAGCCGTCAGAaaacttttgggaaactgaaaatacatgattggttgcctttttcgagaaggtatgggcggctctgacagatttggtggggtacgtGAAGAGTCGgtctcttaagtttactttatgctagtcgcagtaaaataaatttggggggggggggggggggggggcgcaaATGTTTACttaaaaatggctcctgatgacgtggcaagaatttattacatgtGGCAACGTCAAAATGAAGGAATGTTGTTCGACAATCGACCAGGTGTTTCTTCCATCCTCAGATCTcgtgattagatgcgaccagtctggtcgcgtGCTTCAGTTTATtccctttaaagatatgtaatcttgtaataactacatttattattttctctttattgccttgatacgctgatattaaggataattaaggcccattggcccatgtaactcccttgagcctataaatatgaatgagaaggctcaaggaagggacttttgaaccttgaatCTGAATATTCATAGAGGGAGAGTAGAgggtgattatccaccgaaaagttgtaattctcctaaggcttgtgaaactcaagaaccctagttctttgatcacggcattgagattcaacatcaataataacattaagtggacgtaggttattaccacacagttggggccgaaccactataaatcatttgtgtcacatttttaccatttgattccaatcttgatttctttttgtttcattgtcgttattttgactctgtgtcgttggccaaatcaagggtcaacaaacgccctccaattcccgttattctcaaatactaataaaatcatatcccattaccctttaattcccggtaatgctctaatcatcaaaccaccccgagactcaccccgagcctcgaacttaaacatgttatgaccaaactgctaacttgttactcaaagatcgtc from the Humulus lupulus chromosome X, drHumLupu1.1, whole genome shotgun sequence genome contains:
- the LOC133805666 gene encoding uncharacterized protein LOC133805666, translated to MRQRASAKKTRIEDPPAAGPSKNTTPPPSPLEQQTPPAPVESTPSPPAPVDHTQLAALVQTWDDIPSRALRSAKDRMTRILRHERSREAMVGTESMDVDHILNRTLNELASAMLTVTASQLRSGVITEQSKSSEQRHAEELKAAEEKYAEQLEEAQKENAALLEEKNKLVEEMAQNYLPECMRQTEIARCASRLEEEERAKIPASPEISLATDMEGVDNEAEVVVDQENPQDPPAS